A region of the Acidobacteriota bacterium genome:
GATCGACCACGGCGCAACTCCTCCCTCGATTCTGGCCGCCCGCACCGTCGCCTCCACCGGCGCCCCGCTGTCTTCGGCCGTCGCCGCCGGCGTCCTCGCCATCTCGCGCCTCCACGGCGGGGCCATCGAGGAGGGGATGGAGCAGATGCTCGCCGTCGCCCGCCGCGCCGACTCGGAGAAGCTCACCGAGGTGGAAGCCGCCGCCCGCGTCGTCGCCGAGGCGAAGGCCGCGAAGAAGCGCCTCTCCGGCTTCGGCCATAGGACTCACACCGACGACCCCCGCTCGAAACGCCTCTTCGCGCTCGCCCGCGCGCTCGGCCTTGCCGGCCGCCATCTCGCGATCGCCGCCGCCCTCGAGGACGCCCTCGCCGCCTCGTCCGGGAAGCGCCTCCCCCTGAACGTGGACGGCGCCATCGCCGCCGTGCTCTGCGACCTCGGCTTCCCGACGACGGTCGCGAACGCCTTCTTCATCATGTCGCGCGTCGCCGGGATGGTCGCCCACATCGAGGAGGAGCGTCACCGCGAGAAGCCGATGCGGCGGATTCACCCGTCCGACCACGAGTACGACGGCCCGGCGGGGCGAGAGGTGAAGTAGGACGGTCCCATCTTCACGCCCCTCCGCGCACCGTCGTACTTTCGTCGAGTGACGCTCGATGCTGTGGCTGGAACCGTGGTCTGGCCGAACGGTGCCGACATCGCACCCGAGACGCTGTCGGCCCTTCCCGCGGAGCGAACCGCTCAGCCTGGTAAGCCCTCGAGTGCGAGAGTGCTGCGACGAACGCGCAGACGCGTGCAGTCGGGCGCCCGTCGAGCGGAGAGTGCGACGAGCCGGCGAAA
Encoded here:
- a CDS encoding citryl-CoA lyase, producing the protein MEDLHWKTGITKVEPNKISLRGYPIDQLMGKISFSQGIYLALKGEFPSDEVGKMIDAILVSSIDHGATPPSILAARTVASTGAPLSSAVAAGVLAISRLHGGAIEEGMEQMLAVARRADSEKLTEVEAAARVVAEAKAAKKRLSGFGHRTHTDDPRSKRLFALARALGLAGRHLAIAAALEDALAASSGKRLPLNVDGAIAAVLCDLGFPTTVANAFFIMSRVAGMVAHIEEERHREKPMRRIHPSDHEYDGPAGREVK
- a CDS encoding DUF2442 domain-containing protein; the encoded protein is MFTPLRAPSYFRRVTLDAVAGTVVWPNGADIAPETLSALPAERTAQPGKPSSARVLRRTRRRVQSGARRAESATSRRNGR